From the Lacipirellulaceae bacterium genome, the window CGGGAATGGAGAACTGATAGGCGAACGGAAATGTCTCCGGGCCGGTGTCTCCGGCGACGCTGACGACGCCTCGGAACCAGCCACCTGCGTTAGTGGTGAGGCGTGCGAAGATGAACTGATTCACAGGTCCATCATCGCTGACATCAAACCATGAGGTGTTGTCGTCTCCTAGATCGCCGCCGGTAAGCGCCGTGCCGCTGCCCGGGGTGGTGATCCAGGAGTCTGCCGTCATGGTGCCGGGTCCAAAGCAGACAAGGCAGGGCTGCGGCGGAGAAGTGTTCGAGCCCAGGGGGTGGTTGTAAAGCGGACTTCCGGCTAAATCGAGGAACACATCACCGATCCGCAGAATATCAGCATCGGAGGTCAGCGAGAAATCAAAAACGAAGTTGTCAGCACTAGGACCGTCGGTCTCTGATATCTCGAAGTCAGTAACCGGCCGGACACGTAACGGATGGAAAGTGACTTCAGCCGCATTGACTTTTGCTGTGCTGGCGAGCAAGGCGAAAGCAACCACGGGGAGTGAGCAAGCTTTCATGACAAAGTTCCTTTTGTCTGGAGGGAGCTACCGGGCGGGACTGGCGAAGTTCAGCGGTTGAACGTTGCGACGACGCACGCCAATCAGGCCGAAGCCGGCAATGGCGGCCATGACGAGGGTGGTCGGCTCGGGGCACGAGCCGCATAGAGTAAAACGAAACGGAAAAATCTCTGGACCGTTCACTCCAGCTACCGAGATGACGCCACTGAAGTTGTAATAGGAAAGCATGTCCAAAGTGAGACGGGCGAACTGAAACATCTGTTGGGGGCCGTCATCAGTCGTGTCGAACCACGAAGAATTGTCGGCGCTAAAACCACCCCCGGCAATCGCCGTGTCGACTCCAGGAGTTGTGATCCAAGAGTCGGCACCTAACGCAGGAAATACGGCAACGAAAGCAGGATTTGGCGGTGCGGAATCAGAGCCAACAGCGTTGTTATAGAGAGTCTCTGGACCACGCGATGGTCTCAGGGTGACGTTACCGACTCGCAAGATGTCGGCATCGGTAGTCACGAAAATGTCGTAGACAATGTCCGCGGATCGGGGAACGCCATCCGTCCGCTCCTCGCTTGATACCGGACGAAAACCTCCATGAAATGAG encodes:
- a CDS encoding PEP-CTERM sorting domain-containing protein (PEP-CTERM proteins occur, often in large numbers, in the proteomes of bacteria that also encode an exosortase, a predicted intramembrane cysteine proteinase. The presence of a PEP-CTERM domain at a protein's C-terminus predicts cleavage within the sorting domain, followed by covalent anchoring to some some component of the (usually Gram-negative) cell surface. Many PEP-CTERM proteins exhibit an unusual sequence composition that includes large numbers of potential glycosylation sites. Expression of one such protein has been shown restore the ability of a bacterium to form floc, a type of biofilm.), with amino-acid sequence MKACSLPVVAFALLASTAKVNAAEVTFHPLRVRPVTDFEISETDGPSADNFVFDFSLTSDADILRIGDVFLDLAGSPLYNHPLGSNTSPPQPCLVCFGPGTMTADSWITTPGSGTALTGGDLGDDNTSWFDVSDDGPVNQFIFARLTTNAGGWFRGVVSVAGDTGPETFPFAYQFSIPEPTSLALLSLGMIGALGIRRRRETPHQ